A window of Halogeometricum sp. S1BR25-6 genomic DNA:
TCCGACTGCTTGGGCGTGAGGTCGAACCCGTACTCGGAGGCGCACTCGGCGTCGAGCGTGGCGACCCGTTCGACGCGCAGGTCGACGCCGCGCGCCCGGCAGTCCTCGTGGAACGCCGCGAGTCCGTGGTGGTCCGGAAAGCGGACGCGGAACGACCACGTCCGACCGCCGGCGGCTTCGAGGACGGTGGCGTCGCGCGCGGCGATGGCCGCCGTCAGACTCGGCGTCGTCTCCATCCAGCGGACGCGGTAGAGCGCCCGGCCGTCGACGTGCGCGAGCGCTCGTAGCTCCTCGACCCCGTCGCTCCGCCGCACCGAGCGCTCGAACGCTTCGAACTCCGTCCCGAACGCCCAGAAGAACGGCATCGCGCGTCCGGTCGTCGGAACGACGCGTTCGAGTTCGACGTGCATCTCGGGGCCGCCCTGCGTCACCCGCCCGAGGACGAAGTCGCCGGCGTCGACGAGGAAGTGGACGATGACTACCATCGACCCGAAAACACCCCGGATGTACTTGAATAGCATGACTGCACAAGCA
This region includes:
- a CDS encoding helix-turn-helix domain-containing protein, whose product is MVVIVHFLVDAGDFVLGRVTQGGPEMHVELERVVPTTGRAMPFFWAFGTEFEAFERSVRRSDGVEELRALAHVDGRALYRVRWMETTPSLTAAIAARDATVLEAAGGRTWSFRVRFPDHHGLAAFHEDCRARGVDLRVERVATLDAECASEYGFDLTPKQSEALSLAVESGYFEVPRQVTLSEVADRLGISQQAASERVRRAADAVLRRALLSRVGNDR